In Maritimibacter sp. DP1N21-5, a genomic segment contains:
- a CDS encoding CCA tRNA nucleotidyltransferase, with amino-acid sequence MTRVVGSWMEGPAQEVCEMLIRAGYQAHFVGGCVRNALLGVPVADVDIATDARPEVVSNLAERAGFHAVPTGIEHGTVTVAAKGSAFEITTWRRDIETDGRRAVVAFADRLEEDARRRDFTMNALYATPEGDLVDPLGGLADLRARHVRFIDDAEARIREDYLRILRFFRFHAWYGDPEAGMDPEALAAIATLAEGIAGLSRERVGAELLKLLAAPDPAPSVAVMERCGVLAHALSGAVAHVLPILVHFEAQLGLAPDPVRRLAALRGDAPETALRLSRAEARKLAVLKQWSGTMDRPETLGYRLGVEDALDVIALTSASLGSDIPPNAATGVAHGAHQELPVKAKDLMPGLEGPALGAALRELEQRWIASGFTLTREELLK; translated from the coding sequence ATGACACGCGTCGTCGGGTCATGGATGGAAGGCCCCGCGCAGGAGGTCTGCGAGATGCTGATCCGGGCGGGGTATCAGGCACATTTCGTCGGCGGTTGCGTGCGCAATGCTTTGCTGGGTGTCCCCGTTGCGGATGTGGACATCGCGACGGACGCACGGCCGGAAGTCGTCTCTAACCTTGCGGAAAGGGCCGGATTTCATGCCGTTCCGACTGGTATAGAGCACGGGACCGTCACGGTGGCGGCCAAGGGCAGCGCCTTCGAGATCACAACCTGGCGCCGCGATATCGAAACAGACGGGCGACGAGCCGTCGTGGCCTTTGCAGACCGGCTGGAAGAGGACGCGCGGCGGCGGGACTTTACGATGAATGCCCTCTACGCGACGCCCGAGGGCGACCTCGTGGATCCCCTTGGGGGGCTCGCCGACCTGCGTGCGCGTCACGTCCGCTTCATCGACGACGCAGAGGCGCGGATCCGCGAGGACTACCTTCGTATCCTGCGGTTCTTTCGGTTCCATGCGTGGTACGGCGACCCCGAAGCCGGGATGGACCCTGAGGCGCTCGCAGCGATCGCAACGCTGGCGGAAGGGATCGCCGGATTGTCGCGTGAACGGGTGGGGGCCGAGCTTCTGAAGTTGCTGGCAGCACCGGACCCGGCGCCGTCGGTGGCCGTGATGGAACGCTGTGGGGTTCTGGCCCATGCCTTGTCCGGGGCGGTCGCGCATGTCTTGCCAATTCTGGTCCACTTTGAAGCCCAGCTCGGCCTTGCGCCAGACCCGGTCCGGCGTCTCGCGGCGCTGCGTGGTGATGCGCCTGAAACCGCCTTGCGCCTTTCCCGCGCGGAGGCTCGTAAGCTGGCCGTCCTGAAGCAATGGTCGGGCACGATGGACCGGCCTGAGACGCTTGGATACCGTCTGGGGGTAGAGGATGCTCTTGATGTCATTGCGCTGACTTCGGCATCATTAGGGTCTGATATCCCGCCGAATGCGGCTACAGGCGTCGCACATGGGGCCCATCAGGAACTGCCAGTCAAAGCGAAGGATCTGATGCCTGGGCTGGAGGGTCCCGCCCTTGGTGCGGCGTTGCGGGAGCTGGAGCAAAGGTGGATCGCGTCGGGCTTCACCCTCACGCGAGAGGAGCTGTTGAAATGA